Below is a genomic region from Leucobacter exalbidus.
CGCCGGCTGTTCGTCGCGCTGCCGCGACGGGTGTGGGTGTATCTACAACCATGGAGAAATACCTCTACTAATACGACACCGGGCCGGGGCGCGCTTGGCGCCCCGGCCCGGTGTCAGCTCGCGCTACTTGGTGAGCGGCGCGTAACGGAACTTGAACGAGGCGTCGAGCGTGGTGCCTTCGACGTCTGCGCCGACAACGGCGACCTGCTTGCCCTGCAAGAGGGGAAGGGTCGAGATGTCAGCAGCTTCGATCTCTTGGATCTGCTCGATGAGCTCGGTGCGCTTGGCCGTGTCGGTCTCGGTCTGCTCAGCGGTGATCAGGTCAACAACCTCGGGGTTGTCGTAGTGGTTCAGCAGGAAGTTGTCCTTCGTGAAGAAGGGCGACAGGTAGTTATCTGCGTCTGAGTAGTCGGGGAACCAGCCGAGCTGGTACGCCGGGTAGACGTCAGCGGTGCGGTCCTTCGAGTACTGCACCCACTCGGTCTGCTGCAGGTCGACAGTGAACAGCTTGTCAGCCTCGAGCTGCGTCTTGATCATCGCGTACTCGTCGCCTGACGACGGGCCGTAGTGGTCACCGTTGTACTGCAGCTTCAGGTCGACGGGGGTGTCAACGCCAGCGGCCTTCAAAATCTCTGCGGCCTTCGCAGCGTCGGGGCCGCCCTGACCGTCACCGTACATTTCCTTGAACGGAGTGATCGCGCCGGTCATGCCCTCAGCCACGGGCGAGTAGAGCGGCGAGAAGGTGTCCTTGTAGACATCCTTCGCGAGTGCCTCACGGTCGATCAGCGAGGCGGCTGCCTGGCGCACCGCGAGCGCCTTGTCGGCATCGGGGTTGGGCGATGCAGCACCGTGGGGCATCGTGTCGAAGTTGAAGACGATGTAGCGAATCTCGCCGCCGGGGCCGTCAACGATCTTGACCTTGTCGTTCTTGGCGAGGTCATCGGTGTCAGTGGCCGACAGGCTGCGGAACGCCACGTCGATGTCACCGTTGCCGATGGCCAGCTTCAGGTTCGATGCGTCAGCGTAGTACTTCGCGCTGATGCCGGTGTTGTCTGCCGCGCCCAGGTTGCCCTGGTAGTCAGCGAAGGGGGTGTACGAGATGAGCTCGTTGAGCTTATAGGTGTCGATCCCGTACTGGCCGGCGAAGGGCTTGCCCTCGACGATGTCGGCGTCAGAGGTGACCGCGTCAGCGGCAAACACGTCTTCGTCAATGATGGGGCCGGCCGGGCTTGACAGGATCTGCGGCCAGATCTGGTCGTCACCGTTCTTCAGCTTGAACACGACGGTGAGATCGTCAGGCGTCTCAATACTGTCGAGGTTACCCAGCAGCGAGGCGGGGCCGTTGGGGTCATTGATCTTGACCACACGGTCGAATGAGAACTTCACGTCACTCGAGGTGAGCTCGTTACCGTTGGCGAACGTGAGCCCCTCCTTGAGCTTCACCGTGTACTCGGTGGGCGAGGTGAACTCTGCCGACTCAGCAATGTCGGGCGTGACCTCTGCCGTGCCATACGTGCTGTTGAGCAAGAACGGGTAGACCTGGTTCATGACCACGAATGAGCCGTTGTCGTAGGAGCCCGCCGGATCAAGCGACGTCACCTTATCGGTGGTGCCGACAATCAGGTTTGACGAGGCGTCGCCGCCCTCGGCCTTTTCCCCGCCGCTCGTGCTGCTGGTAGCGCAGCCCGTGAACAACAGGACGCCGGCTGCAAGCGCCGCCGTCGTCATCAGTGTTTTCTTCATAACTTTTGTCTTCCTTCGTTGCAAGACGTGCAGCTGTAATAGCTCCACGGAAGTTTCAGTGAAACAAGTTGAGCCTAGTAAACGACCGTGACATATCTCGACTCGGCGCGTCGATGTAATGCCTTTGTAACAAAAGCCTGTGCCTGTTCACCACGCATGGTGGCAAACAGACACAGGCTTTGTAGGTTAGGGAAGATCCCTGCCTGGCTCCAGCCAGGGGCTGGAGCCAGCTGAGTTAGGAGACCCCCAGCTCGATGCTCGCGCCAGGAATGGCCTCGAGCAGCTTGCGCGTGTATTCCT
It encodes:
- a CDS encoding ABC transporter substrate-binding protein, producing the protein MKKTLMTTAALAAGVLLFTGCATSSTSGGEKAEGGDASSNLIVGTTDKVTSLDPAGSYDNGSFVVMNQVYPFLLNSTYGTAEVTPDIAESAEFTSPTEYTVKLKEGLTFANGNELTSSDVKFSFDRVVKINDPNGPASLLGNLDSIETPDDLTVVFKLKNGDDQIWPQILSSPAGPIIDEDVFAADAVTSDADIVEGKPFAGQYGIDTYKLNELISYTPFADYQGNLGAADNTGISAKYYADASNLKLAIGNGDIDVAFRSLSATDTDDLAKNDKVKIVDGPGGEIRYIVFNFDTMPHGAASPNPDADKALAVRQAAASLIDREALAKDVYKDTFSPLYSPVAEGMTGAITPFKEMYGDGQGGPDAAKAAEILKAAGVDTPVDLKLQYNGDHYGPSSGDEYAMIKTQLEADKLFTVDLQQTEWVQYSKDRTADVYPAYQLGWFPDYSDADNYLSPFFTKDNFLLNHYDNPEVVDLITAEQTETDTAKRTELIEQIQEIEAADISTLPLLQGKQVAVVGADVEGTTLDASFKFRYAPLTK